A single genomic interval of Asterias amurensis chromosome 1, ASM3211899v1 harbors:
- the LOC139940365 gene encoding pinopsin-like — protein sequence MNTTTSSWVTGDTLASTLTGDTTTNTVEEVSATVYDATAVYLGLLTFFGIFNNGLVLFLYARYRNLRNPINMFLVNISVGDLSVSIFGSPFTFASNVARRWLFGPGGCTWYAFIVTVCGTEQIVALAAVSIHRCCLVVRPFTAQKMNTRWGLLFISMTWLYSLIVSLPPAFGWSEYVLEGTGTACSVNWYSNAPGTSSYIIFIFVMVLAIPLSLIIGSYTLLIYAVKKIGSSEAAQSSQHKADKKVTILVVVMITCFLVAWSPYSIFALYVAASKDNTVSVVGATLPAMFAKACTVYNPIIYFLINKQFKDAFIDLMCCGRNPFSRDDEPPGNTGSGGGRTGTATRAATSRRGQQEPTGARSQLDNPNDISVNMETQMSEIGVTPAMVRRHIKTADWGSKPSCSQQQQVTSLARESVTKTQVEVLRVEEADKSEEPTVVEKKAVKRQSKSSRSSKVCPVEEPDNEAAPVENA from the exons ATGAATACCACTACTTCATCGTGGGTAACGGGTGACACTTTGGCGTCTACGCTAACTGGAGATACCACCACCAATACCGTAGAGGAGGTCTCCGCTACCGTCTACGATGCTACCGCGGTCTACCTGGGACTCCTCACTTTCTTCGGCATTTTTAACAATGGCCTCGTCCTGTTTCTCTACGCCCGCTACAGGAATCTACGCAACCCGATCAACATGTTTCTGGTGAACATAAGCGTTGGAGACTTGAGCGTGTCAATTTTCGGAAGCCCGTTTACGTTTGCGTCAAATGTTGCTAGGAGATGGCTATTCGGACCGGGTGGATGTACTTGGTATGCCTTTATCGTTACAGTTTGCG GTACGGAACAGATCGTAGCGTTAGCGGCGGTGTCCATCCATCGATGCTGTCTGGTTGTTCGTCCCTTCACTGCACAGAAGATGAACACACGATGGGGACTACTTTTCATCTCTATGACGTGGCTGTACTCCTTAATAGTGTCCTTACCACCCGCCTTCGGATGGAGCGAATACGTGCTGGAAGGCACAGGAACAG CTTGTTCGGTGAACTGGTATTCTAATGCTCCTGGCACCTCGTCGTACATCATATTTATTTTCGTCATGGTGCTTGCCATTCCGCTGTCTCTGATTATTGGCTCGTATACTCTTCTCATCTATGCTGTCAAAAAG ATCGGGTCAAGCGAAGCTGCGCAGTCATCTCAACACAAAGCTGACAAGAAAGTCACCATCTTAGTGGTTGTCATGATCACTTGTTTCCTAGTAGCTTGGTCACCGTACTCTATCTTCGCTCTGTATGTTGCGGCTAGTAAAGACAACACGGTGTCTGTTGTCGGTGCTACTCTACCGGCCATGTTTGCCAAGGCTTGTACCGTGTACAATCCTATCATTTATTTTCTGATTAACAAACAG TTTAAAGATGCTTTTATTGACCTGATGTGCTGCGGACGTAATCCATTCTCAAGAGACGACGAGCCTCCGGGGAACACCGGGTCGGGCGGTGGTAGAACCGGCACTGCAACTAGGGCAGCGACCTCCAGGCGAGGGCAGCAAGAGCCGACCGGGGCACGCAGTCAACTCGATAACCCCAACGACATTTCCGTCAACATGGAGACCCAAATGTCCGAGATTGGTGTGACGCCGGCCATGGTGAGACGCCACATCAAGACGGCCGACTGGGGATCGAAACCATCGTGCTCTCAGCAGCAACAGGTCACTTCTCTGGCCCGGGAGTCTGTCACCAAAACGCAAGTGGAGGTCCTCCGAGTCGAAGAAGCTGACAAGTCGGAGGAACCGACGGTGGTAGAGAAGAAAGCTGTGAAGAGGCAAAGTAAAAGCTCAAGGAGCAGCAAGGTGTGTCCTGTGGAAGAGCCAGACAATGAAGCAGCACCGGTAGAAAATGCATGA